The Stygiolobus azoricus genome window below encodes:
- a CDS encoding MBL fold metallo-hydrolase, with the protein MKIIFLGTGAGATFGSRRMKAGIYVKGEKTSVVLDMGTGANFKLEDIGLLDFSALFITHLHIDHFNGIFDHLVQRKLKGLQTLRIYSPKGLTEVLNTYIKSGNNIYAEVIESDLPSAEIGELQIYSVKGCHSIYDVAYVISDGKKKILYTGDTAEPCEDILKESEKVDLVIHESSCIDDCSKWGHTSLKQLMELFPRKKLILTHIPAQIEDEIKNFAKGYNIAFDGFIMDV; encoded by the coding sequence ATGAAGATCATATTCTTAGGGACTGGTGCTGGAGCCACCTTCGGGAGTAGAAGAATGAAAGCGGGTATTTACGTAAAGGGAGAAAAAACTTCCGTAGTCTTAGATATGGGTACTGGGGCCAATTTTAAGTTAGAAGATATAGGATTACTGGACTTTTCGGCATTATTCATTACACATTTACACATCGATCACTTTAACGGAATTTTCGACCATTTAGTACAGAGAAAACTGAAGGGATTACAGACTTTGAGAATATATTCCCCTAAGGGTCTTACGGAAGTCCTTAACACGTATATAAAAAGTGGAAATAACATATACGCTGAAGTAATAGAATCTGATCTACCTTCGGCAGAAATTGGTGAACTACAAATTTACTCTGTAAAGGGATGTCATAGCATATATGATGTAGCGTATGTAATTTCTGATGGTAAGAAGAAAATACTTTACACTGGAGACACAGCTGAACCTTGTGAAGACATTCTTAAAGAGTCCGAAAAAGTAGACTTAGTAATCCACGAAAGCAGTTGTATAGATGACTGTTCGAAATGGGGACATACGTCTCTTAAACAACTCATGGAGCTTTTTCCGAGAAAGAAACTAATTCTTACTCACATCCCCGCTCAAATAGAAGATGAAATCAAAAATTTTGCTAAAGGATATAATATAGCTTTTGATGGTTTTATAATGGATGTGTAG
- a CDS encoding class II glutamine amidotransferase — protein sequence MCRLLAFDVKEKVELEVIKAFVNAAKNDIYYKYISHSHGWGISAIIEINGKHKLVYYKSPEPIYEDEFFYNVVNLLKGDRVTGIIHARKAGKEFLIGLRHNHPYHMKTKTHDLYFAHNGSINRKAFSQPDYPSTDSYLFFLELVKALESSQQGIERAYKQVIDNLSKFSSSLNSALLTFNEIEGPVVYFAHYYNKERIKEMEEYYKVYKYGNYVFSSTVGYYLNRDIESVELGSVIRLLND from the coding sequence ATGTGTAGATTACTGGCATTCGACGTAAAAGAGAAAGTCGAGTTAGAAGTGATTAAGGCCTTCGTAAATGCTGCTAAAAATGACATTTATTATAAATATATCTCACATTCTCACGGTTGGGGAATATCGGCGATAATCGAAATAAACGGTAAACACAAGTTAGTCTATTATAAATCTCCGGAACCAATATACGAGGATGAGTTCTTTTACAACGTGGTGAACTTACTAAAAGGTGATAGGGTTACCGGTATAATCCACGCTAGAAAGGCTGGGAAAGAATTCCTTATAGGGTTAAGGCATAATCACCCCTACCACATGAAAACTAAGACCCATGACCTTTACTTCGCTCATAACGGTTCAATAAACAGGAAGGCTTTCAGCCAGCCAGATTACCCTAGTACGGATAGCTATCTATTCTTTCTGGAGTTAGTAAAGGCCTTAGAGAGCTCTCAACAAGGGATAGAAAGAGCTTACAAACAAGTAATAGATAATTTAAGTAAGTTCTCTTCAAGCTTAAATTCGGCTCTCCTTACTTTTAACGAGATAGAGGGACCGGTAGTCTACTTCGCTCACTATTATAATAAGGAGAGGATTAAAGAGATGGAAGAATATTATAAAGTGTACAAGTACGGAAATTACGTCTTCTCTTCTACGGTAGGATATTATCTCAATAGAGACATCGAAAGTGTTGAATTGGGAAGTGTAATCAGATTGTTAAATGATTAA
- a CDS encoding zinc ribbon domain-containing protein: MPKEEIVEAKILDYGKLKTIYSSIQFARAYAKIVKDGPPPRDIPKELYYQALQSNEIRYGPLKVINNGNLIKIAEVNALVKSDREGIPLYAIVDFTDGIKVYLAYEKPKTVVGVDIGVRHLFTIVAIRGTTAWKVRYWGNEVIINEMIKILGDPQGLPELKNMRSKIKGIVDEVVKFIDELEPKVVALEDLKLFEGKAGQALRVVEEMLEEKLYNAGIRYRRLSPFNTSKICSKCGYKKGEIMGPLFVCPSCGFKSERDYNAAYNLALQCYYQC; the protein is encoded by the coding sequence ATGCCAAAAGAGGAGATAGTTGAAGCTAAAATTTTAGACTATGGTAAGCTAAAAACAATATATAGCTCAATCCAATTCGCCAGAGCTTATGCTAAAATAGTGAAAGACGGACCACCTCCTAGGGATATACCTAAAGAGCTGTACTATCAAGCTCTACAGTCTAACGAAATAAGATATGGACCGCTAAAGGTGATAAATAACGGAAATTTAATCAAGATAGCTGAAGTGAACGCTCTAGTTAAGTCCGATAGAGAAGGAATACCCCTCTACGCTATAGTGGATTTCACAGACGGAATCAAAGTATACCTTGCTTATGAAAAGCCAAAGACAGTCGTGGGTGTGGATATCGGTGTAAGACATTTATTTACTATCGTGGCAATCAGGGGGACGACAGCTTGGAAAGTAAGGTACTGGGGTAATGAAGTTATAATAAACGAAATGATTAAAATTTTAGGAGATCCACAAGGTTTACCAGAACTTAAAAACATGAGATCAAAAATAAAAGGAATCGTAGATGAGGTAGTAAAGTTTATAGATGAACTTGAGCCGAAAGTCGTGGCATTAGAAGACTTAAAACTATTTGAAGGTAAGGCAGGCCAAGCCCTAAGGGTAGTTGAGGAGATGTTGGAAGAAAAACTGTACAATGCTGGAATTAGGTATAGGAGGTTATCTCCGTTTAACACAAGCAAGATCTGCTCTAAGTGCGGATATAAGAAAGGAGAAATAATGGGACCTTTATTCGTATGTCCTTCCTGCGGATTTAAGTCCGAAAGAGATTATAACGCAGCCTATAATCTAGCTCTTCAGTGCTACTACCAATGCTAG
- a CDS encoding histone deacetylase family protein translates to MKIPLVYSETYLFHQPPSSHAENPERLKTVLSVLKENPIISPEQVGEDEPKVVHDENYVNLVKLSSKRGEWLDADTYTNEHTWNSALLALGGALTAYKNKGFALVRPPGHHAGKSGRAFGAPTLGFCIFNNVAYPILKFKLKRVAIIDFDVHYGNGTQEIFWDNPDVVHIDIHQDPHTLYPGTGFPDMIGGGEAKGTKVNLLLPPLAGDDLYEELFPIIQSILDDFKPTLIVFSAGFDAFEDDGLASIRATERTYNALGLLGYGNKFYAVLEGGYSVGLKRGVKAFVEGLEGEKKDYAGTKSAERTRSKFVEFFSTEKRILREYWKI, encoded by the coding sequence ATGAAAATACCGCTAGTTTATTCCGAGACATATCTTTTTCATCAACCTCCCTCTAGTCACGCTGAGAATCCCGAAAGATTAAAGACTGTGTTGTCAGTCCTGAAAGAGAATCCTATCATCTCTCCAGAGCAAGTAGGTGAGGACGAGCCTAAAGTTGTTCATGACGAGAACTACGTAAATCTAGTAAAATTATCTTCTAAGAGAGGGGAATGGTTAGACGCCGATACATATACTAACGAACACACGTGGAATTCTGCATTGTTAGCCTTAGGAGGAGCGTTAACAGCATATAAAAATAAGGGTTTTGCTTTAGTTCGCCCTCCGGGTCATCACGCAGGTAAGTCAGGTAGAGCTTTTGGTGCACCTACCTTAGGTTTTTGTATCTTTAACAATGTGGCTTACCCCATCTTGAAATTTAAGTTGAAAAGGGTAGCCATCATAGACTTTGACGTTCATTATGGCAACGGTACACAGGAAATCTTCTGGGATAATCCAGATGTTGTGCACATAGATATTCATCAAGATCCTCATACACTTTACCCGGGAACTGGTTTTCCTGATATGATAGGTGGGGGAGAAGCTAAAGGTACTAAGGTTAATCTACTTTTGCCACCACTGGCCGGAGACGACTTATATGAGGAGTTGTTCCCTATAATCCAATCGATATTAGACGACTTTAAACCGACACTCATAGTATTTTCAGCCGGTTTTGACGCCTTCGAAGATGACGGATTAGCTAGTATCAGGGCTACCGAAAGGACTTATAATGCGCTAGGTTTGTTAGGATATGGAAACAAGTTTTACGCCGTATTAGAGGGTGGGTATAGCGTTGGTTTAAAGAGGGGCGTAAAGGCTTTCGTAGAGGGATTAGAGGGTGAGAAAAAGGACTATGCGGGTACTAAAAGTGCTGAGAGAACGAGAAGTAAATTTGTGGAATTCTTCTCTACAGAAAAAAGGATCTTAAGGGAGTACTGGAAGATCTAG
- a CDS encoding M24 family metallopeptidase, whose protein sequence is MNRVAKVKELMVKNNVDYMLLGPGSNMFYLSGFSEEQMERPLFLIISQWDTYFLAPKIYEEQLEKLNFNVVSYNDGENPYKKLNIEKGKSIAIDDTLWSAFTIDILDSFSPSRLIKASSIMREVRMIKDDEEIAIMKEGLKIAEKSFLETLEIVKEGMTEREISTYLVHRFIENGADGYSFEPIITSGSNTSMPHLRSTSKKVRNGEVIIFDFGVKYKGYSTDTTRVAFLGTPTDEVKKIYEVVKEAQTKAEESTREGIKACEVDKIARGIISYYGYGDKFIHRTGHGIGIDVHEEPYISPDNKRNLQNNMTFTIEPGIYLPGKFGIRIEDMVYIKNGKSVIMNELEKEIFRI, encoded by the coding sequence ATGAATAGAGTGGCAAAAGTAAAGGAGTTAATGGTTAAAAACAACGTTGACTACATGTTGCTAGGTCCCGGAAGTAATATGTTCTATTTAAGTGGGTTCTCAGAAGAACAGATGGAAAGGCCTTTATTTCTTATCATTAGTCAATGGGACACTTACTTTTTAGCTCCGAAAATTTACGAGGAACAACTTGAAAAACTGAACTTTAACGTGGTTTCTTATAACGATGGAGAAAACCCCTATAAAAAGCTGAATATAGAGAAAGGTAAAAGTATAGCTATCGACGACACGCTATGGTCTGCCTTCACCATAGACATTTTAGATTCGTTTTCTCCTTCTCGCCTAATAAAGGCTAGTAGTATAATGAGAGAGGTAAGAATGATTAAAGATGATGAGGAGATCGCGATTATGAAAGAGGGGCTTAAGATCGCCGAAAAGTCCTTCCTTGAGACATTAGAAATAGTAAAAGAAGGGATGACTGAAAGAGAAATATCTACGTATTTAGTGCACAGGTTTATCGAAAACGGGGCTGACGGATATTCGTTCGAACCTATCATAACTTCTGGAAGTAATACATCGATGCCACACCTCCGCTCTACCAGTAAGAAAGTTAGAAACGGTGAGGTTATAATATTCGACTTTGGCGTGAAATACAAAGGATACTCGACAGATACTACGAGAGTCGCCTTTTTAGGAACTCCTACCGATGAAGTAAAGAAGATTTATGAGGTAGTCAAGGAAGCTCAAACGAAAGCTGAAGAATCCACAAGAGAAGGTATAAAAGCTTGCGAAGTTGACAAGATTGCTAGAGGAATAATATCTTACTACGGATATGGAGACAAATTTATTCATAGAACTGGCCACGGCATAGGAATAGATGTTCATGAAGAACCTTATATATCTCCCGACAACAAGAGAAACTTACAAAATAACATGACGTTCACTATCGAGCCTGGGATATATCTACCTGGAAAGTTCGGCATAAGGATTGAAGATATGGTTTACATTAAAAACGGAAAGTCTGTAATCATGAATGAGCTCGAGAAAGAGATATTTAGGATCTAA
- a CDS encoding PLP-dependent aminotransferase family protein: MVSRIGKEIELSPVELGSQTAKKVEINLASGTPDPRVMPLKEIKEAYEQVIDEYGSKVLFYPGAGGQEELIKEIKNIVLPSLDLSAKESEIVVTSGAQHAMELLAKYFLENDTIAVENPTFVETFTPLKLRSNVIVPISLDSNGINVDELEMLLKIVKIKLLYVIPNCHNPAGVNLCEERRKKLVELASKYDFYILEDDPYKPIAGSTPKPIKYFDKEGRVIYISSFSKIIAPGLRIGFVIAREDISQKLALLEQMDFSTSTINQYVVDRLIRKGIVTSRMKSLSEHYRKKMSILADSLQDEGFKDFNPPKCGFFLLLDLKKDSWKVFLEAVKLGLSFVPAKPFFLRGGETMARLSISVATEEQIVEGVKRLKKAWLNS, from the coding sequence ATGGTCTCCAGAATCGGAAAAGAAATAGAATTGTCTCCAGTAGAATTAGGTTCACAAACAGCTAAGAAGGTTGAGATAAACTTAGCTAGTGGGACGCCAGATCCAAGAGTTATGCCTCTGAAGGAAATAAAGGAAGCTTATGAACAAGTAATTGATGAATACGGAAGTAAAGTTCTCTTTTATCCTGGTGCTGGTGGTCAAGAGGAGTTAATAAAGGAAATAAAAAATATCGTATTACCGTCTCTCGACTTATCAGCTAAAGAAAGCGAAATAGTAGTTACGAGCGGAGCTCAACATGCTATGGAGTTATTAGCTAAGTACTTCCTCGAAAATGATACAATAGCTGTGGAAAACCCTACTTTTGTCGAAACCTTTACTCCTCTTAAGCTGAGAAGTAATGTAATAGTTCCCATTTCTTTAGACTCAAACGGAATTAATGTCGATGAACTCGAGATGTTATTGAAGATAGTGAAGATAAAGCTCCTTTATGTTATACCAAATTGTCATAATCCAGCAGGAGTTAACTTATGTGAGGAGAGAAGGAAAAAGTTAGTGGAGCTGGCAAGTAAATACGATTTTTATATCCTTGAGGATGATCCTTATAAGCCCATAGCTGGAAGTACTCCAAAACCTATCAAGTATTTCGATAAGGAAGGTAGAGTTATTTACATCAGCTCTTTCAGTAAAATAATAGCCCCTGGATTAAGGATAGGGTTTGTTATAGCTAGAGAGGATATATCACAAAAACTTGCTTTACTGGAGCAAATGGACTTCTCAACTTCTACAATAAATCAATACGTTGTAGATAGGCTTATAAGAAAAGGTATTGTGACAAGTAGGATGAAGTCGTTATCGGAGCATTACAGAAAGAAAATGAGTATACTTGCAGATTCACTTCAAGACGAAGGTTTTAAGGACTTTAACCCTCCAAAATGCGGGTTCTTTTTACTGTTAGACTTAAAGAAGGACTCATGGAAAGTGTTTTTAGAAGCGGTCAAATTAGGGCTCAGCTTCGTTCCCGCAAAGCCTTTCTTCTTAAGAGGTGGTGAGACCATGGCTAGGTTAAGCATATCCGTAGCTACAGAGGAACAAATAGTTGAAGGTGTAAAGAGACTTAAAAAAGCATGGTTAAACTCTTAG
- a CDS encoding ornithine cyclodeaminase family protein, producing the protein MALLLRENDVEKVLNYREVYDSLVRAFKQLNSGLAANTKRVRTSYHGSVLTYQAGGIDSYLGFKVFLKGSFISMLFDENGELLLITEADLLTRIRTGVISVIAADYLAKPSYSHITVIGLGRQGQFQVRAFHELKKGVTIKVFSREKLELEVEQLLKDGFNVIKAKDYKDACKDAEVIVTVTNSKDPFLKSEFLEKGVHVNAMGSNLPERVELFPEVLKVASLIVVEDLQQAKEEAGDLILADKMKMLDWNKVVPISSVIDGQIKRKSEDEITVFKSLGIGLEDVVVMKILYEKAKKIGLGTEIVVKGRWSPESEKK; encoded by the coding sequence ATGGCATTACTGCTCCGAGAGAATGACGTTGAAAAGGTGTTAAACTATAGGGAAGTTTATGATTCACTAGTCAGAGCTTTTAAACAATTGAATTCTGGTCTCGCCGCTAATACGAAAAGGGTGAGAACATCGTATCATGGTAGTGTACTGACTTATCAAGCGGGTGGTATAGACAGTTATTTAGGCTTTAAGGTATTTCTCAAAGGTTCTTTCATTTCTATGCTCTTTGATGAGAACGGGGAGTTATTGTTAATAACCGAGGCAGATCTTCTGACCAGAATTAGAACGGGAGTTATTTCAGTAATTGCAGCTGACTATTTAGCAAAACCAAGTTATTCTCACATTACGGTCATAGGTCTCGGGAGGCAAGGTCAATTCCAAGTTAGAGCATTTCACGAACTGAAGAAAGGTGTTACTATTAAAGTGTTTAGCAGAGAGAAGCTAGAGTTAGAAGTGGAACAGTTACTTAAGGACGGCTTTAACGTGATAAAAGCCAAGGATTACAAAGATGCGTGTAAGGATGCAGAAGTAATAGTCACAGTGACTAATTCAAAGGATCCTTTTCTCAAATCCGAATTTCTAGAGAAAGGTGTTCACGTTAACGCAATGGGTTCTAATTTACCAGAAAGGGTGGAATTGTTTCCAGAAGTCCTCAAAGTAGCATCTTTGATAGTTGTTGAAGATCTACAACAAGCTAAGGAAGAGGCGGGAGACTTAATTTTAGCAGATAAAATGAAGATGTTAGACTGGAACAAAGTTGTACCGATTTCTTCCGTTATAGATGGGCAAATAAAGAGGAAAAGCGAGGACGAAATAACAGTTTTTAAATCCTTAGGGATAGGGCTGGAAGATGTAGTGGTTATGAAAATATTATATGAAAAAGCTAAGAAAATAGGCTTAGGTACAGAGATAGTGGTGAAGGGTAGATGGTCTCCAGAATCGGAAAAGAAATAG
- a CDS encoding winged helix-turn-helix transcriptional regulator: MELTPRLQDIISILKERGTVNLKDLALELKISPKTAKGYARELYRLGFVEMDENDNLKLKNENPDSVEHLKKTVEIHGNEIALLKKEIEQLKEEITRLKKAPKK; the protein is encoded by the coding sequence ATGGAATTAACCCCGAGGTTACAAGATATTATATCAATTTTAAAAGAAAGGGGAACTGTAAACCTAAAAGATCTAGCCTTAGAACTTAAAATATCTCCAAAGACGGCTAAGGGTTACGCAAGGGAATTGTATCGGCTTGGTTTTGTAGAAATGGATGAAAATGATAACCTAAAGCTGAAGAATGAGAACCCTGATAGCGTAGAACATCTAAAGAAGACTGTCGAGATCCATGGTAACGAAATAGCTTTACTCAAGAAAGAAATTGAACAACTAAAAGAGGAAATAACGAGACTTAAAAAAGCCCCTAAGAAGTAA
- a CDS encoding polyprenol monophosphomannose synthase → MYGVVVPTYNEADNIKVLIREIRERVKDVVVIVVDDNSEDNTAEIAKQMGAVVFVRTNERGLGSALRFGLRKAVEMGMSHIATMDADLSHDPSFLPSMFNVSLNADLVIGSRYIQGGKIENWPLKRKIISKGANLITRILLRSSVHDNTSGYRVYSAKAVEVVSSCQNAGGYEFQICAIYKVLRNNLRIVEVPIVFRDREKGNSKLDNGKMLRWLSYVMKLSLGLTS, encoded by the coding sequence ATGTACGGAGTAGTAGTTCCAACGTATAATGAAGCTGACAACATTAAGGTGCTGATAAGGGAAATCAGGGAGAGGGTAAAGGATGTAGTAGTAATTGTGGTTGATGATAATAGTGAGGATAATACGGCAGAAATAGCCAAGCAGATGGGTGCAGTAGTGTTTGTAAGAACGAACGAGAGAGGCCTAGGAAGTGCCTTGAGGTTCGGGTTAAGAAAGGCTGTTGAGATGGGGATGTCACATATCGCTACTATGGACGCAGACCTCAGTCACGATCCCTCATTCTTACCTTCAATGTTTAACGTCAGTTTGAACGCTGATCTAGTTATAGGCTCTAGGTACATACAAGGCGGAAAGATCGAAAACTGGCCTCTGAAAAGAAAAATCATAAGTAAAGGGGCTAATTTGATCACTAGAATACTTCTTCGTTCTTCCGTTCACGATAACACTTCGGGTTATAGAGTCTATAGTGCTAAAGCTGTTGAAGTCGTTTCATCTTGCCAGAACGCCGGTGGTTATGAGTTTCAAATTTGTGCTATATACAAAGTATTGAGGAATAATTTACGTATTGTCGAGGTTCCAATAGTATTCCGAGACAGAGAAAAAGGGAATAGTAAGCTTGATAACGGAAAAATGTTAAGATGGCTTTCTTATGTCATGAAACTATCCTTAGGGCTTACTTCTTAG
- a CDS encoding RNA-binding protein — protein sequence MQKHLLSEKDKREFLSRVKEKYGWELNGIVEIGKEKKEVYYFIDGLLAFFSEELIPTICLIQKFKLNMPSVTIDEGAVKHVVKGADLFAPGIVSYDCECKEGDIVLVKTKTGLPVSIIKVVMSKEKAMAERKGKFGINLHYVSDKIWDMCNVRSSSSNV from the coding sequence TTGCAGAAGCATTTGTTGTCTGAAAAGGATAAGAGGGAGTTTTTATCTAGGGTCAAAGAAAAGTATGGTTGGGAATTGAACGGTATAGTGGAAATAGGTAAGGAAAAAAAGGAAGTATACTATTTCATAGATGGTTTACTAGCTTTCTTCTCAGAAGAACTCATTCCTACAATATGTTTGATACAGAAGTTTAAGTTGAATATGCCTTCTGTGACTATTGACGAAGGAGCGGTGAAGCACGTGGTTAAAGGTGCTGACTTGTTTGCCCCTGGAATTGTAAGTTACGATTGTGAATGTAAAGAGGGGGATATAGTCTTGGTAAAGACGAAAACCGGTTTACCTGTATCCATAATAAAAGTGGTAATGTCAAAGGAGAAAGCTATGGCTGAAAGGAAAGGAAAGTTTGGAATAAATTTACATTATGTAAGTGATAAAATATGGGATATGTGCAATGTACGGAGTAGTAGTTCCAACGTATAA